A window of the Zootoca vivipara chromosome 14, rZooViv1.1, whole genome shotgun sequence genome harbors these coding sequences:
- the SUN1 gene encoding SUN domain-containing protein 1 isoform X5 has product MSRRSLRLSAVTYNTPEDTHNEGIFGVGSGSYGGKKAFADQSTKFVKQRKSVVKQSGSVRHTPRKSVPSSSSFSHSSFSSHASDGSLMSTILDESSIREQTAVDHFWGLDDDGDLKGGDTTVIQGNGDLATVENQTTLSNGYTCSDCSMLSERKEVLTAYSAARMPSSRIYSRDRSQKHKSRGLPFYTNQILRAAKYTTTSFSSLIVQLFQMILLKLGYDCKAHSSYCGSMNVKEFLREDGHLGMNGESMCDDCKGKKHLETHTTAHMQSSRSKRVARTIWHIFSYPGYFLLHMLQRMGTAGCFVSRKILSLLWLAVVSPGKAAAGVFWWLGTGWYQLVTLISLLNVFLLTRCLPKIFRLLLFLLPLLLLLGLWHWGTEGFLSLLPALNWTGIHRIHSWEDSANIIEPQPDASYTLPYPDETMKVFDADRVIELEKKMAFMSKRWHHRDEEYSKMLLLLQSLQDQITQMNDKSEMLTLIKNVVGQHIKEMKPDETPHPERDFLTLHQEHEWRIVALEDLLAKLSEKSEGIQKELELTNAQRVSDTDEQNKHLLSKIKHLELELAHMKSELLSSQGLKTCCDRMDTLHEKVDAQVKESVNTLFGNQQGDLPESLLQWLTSKFVSKSDLQNLLQDLELHILKNITLHMSVANTKSTSEVVTSIVNEAGISGITEAQARIIVNNALKLFSQDKTGMVDFALESGGGSILSTRCSETYETKTALISLFGIPLWYFSQSPRVVIQPDMYPGNCWAFKGSQGYLVVRLSMMIYPTAFTLEHIPKTLSPTGNITSAPKDFSVYGLESEYEQEGVLLGQYIYDQDGEPLQMFQVTETTEKPFQIVELRIFSNWGHTEYTCLYRFRVHGRPAE; this is encoded by the exons gttTGTAAAGCAACGTAAAAGTGTGGTGAAACAGTCTGGCTCTGTAAGACATACCCCAAGAAAAAGTGTGCCCAGCTCTTCCAGTTTTAGCCACAGTAGTTTCAGTAGCCACGCAAGTGATGGATCTTTAATGTCAACCATATTGGATGAGTCTTCAATACGGGAGCAGACAGCTGTTGACCATTTCTGGG GtcttgatgatgatggtgatctCAAAG GTGGAGATACTACAGTGATTCAGGGCAATGGTGACTTAGCAACAGTTGAGAACCAGACAACACTGAGCAATGGGTATACCTGCAGTGACTGCAGCATGCTTTCTGAGCGGAAGGAGGTCCTCACAGCATACTCGGCTGCTCGCATGCCATCCTCAAGAATTTACTCCAGGGATCGAAGCCAAAAACACAAGTCTA GGGGCCTCCCTTTCTACACAAATCAGATTCTGCGAGCAGCCAAGTATACCACAACATCTTTTTCATCACTCATAGTGCAGTTATTTCAAATGATCTTGCTGAAGCTGGGCTATGACTGTAAAG CTCACTCTAGCTACTGTGGAAGCATGAATGTAAAAGAATTTCTCAGGGAAGATGGCCACCTAGGTATGAATGGAGAATCAATGT GTgatgactgtaaggggaagaaacACCTTGAAACACACACAACAGCCCACATGCAATCCTCAAGGTCTAAAAGAGTAGCAAGGACCATTTGGCACATCTTTTCTTACCCAG GTTACTTCTTGCTACATATGTTACAAAGAATGGGAACAGCAGGATGCTTTGTGTCCAGGAAGATTTTGTCACTCCTTTGGCTAGCCGTTGTGTCTCCAG GGAAGGCAGCTGCAGGAGTGTTCTGGTGGCTTGGGACTGGATGGTATCAACTTGTTACTCTGATTTCTTTGCTGAATGTATTCCTTCTTACAAG ATGCCTTCCAAAGATATTCAGACTGCTGTTGTTTCTCCTCCCGCTATTGCTGTTGCTAG GATTATGGCACTGGGGTACCGAAGGTTTCCTTTCATTATTGCCAGCTTTGAATTGGACGGGCATACACAGAATACACAGCTGGGAAGATTCTGCAAATATTATTGAGCCTCAGCCCGATGCCTCTTATACTCTTCCATACCCTGAT GAAACTATGAAGGTATTTGATGCAGATCGTGTGatagagctggaaaagaaaatggcCTTTATGTCTAAGAGATGGCATCATCGGGATGAAGAATATAGTAAAATGCTACTTCTCCTGCAAAGCCTTCAAGATCAAATTACCCAGATGAATGACAAAAGTGAAATGCTGACACTCATAAAAAATGTGGTGGGCCAGCATATTAAAGAAATGAAACCTGATGAAACGCCACACCCAGAG CGTGACTTTCTGACCTTGCACCAAGAACATGAATGGCGCATTGTAGCTTTAGAAGATCTCCTtgcaaaactctctgaaaaatCGGAG ggCATTCAAAAGGAACTTGAGCTAACCAACGCACAAAGAGTGAG TGACACTGATGAACAAAACAAGCATCTGTTATCCAAGATTAAACACCTAGAACTTGAGTTGGCTCACATGAAATCAGAACTGCTAAGTTCACAGGGTTTGAAAACTTGCTGCGACAGAATGGATACCCTTCATGAAAAG GTAGATGCCCAAGTTAAAGAATCAGTCAATACGCTTTTTGGCAACCAACAAGGAGACTTGCCAGAATCGTTGCTTCAGTGGCTAACATCCAAATTTGTGAGCAAGAGTGACTTGCAAAATTTGTTACAAGATCTGGAGTTGCACATCCTCAAGAACATAACTCTCCACATGTCTGTCGCAAATACAAAGTCAACTTCAGAGGTTGTAACTAGCATTGTGAATGAGGCTGGGATTTCAGGCATCACAGAAGCG CAAGCACGCATTATTGTCAATAATgcactgaagctcttttcacaagACAAGACTGGCATGGTTGACTTTGCCTTGGAATCTGGAG GTGGCAGTATTTTGAGTACTCGCTGTTCAGAGACGTACGAAACCAAAACAGCTCTAATTAGTCTCTTTGGAATTCCTTTGTGGTACTTCTCTCAATCTCCTCGTGTAGTGATCCAG CCTGACATGTATCCTGGAAACTGCTGGGCTTTCAAAGGATCACAGGGATATCTGGTTGTCAGGCTTTCCATGATGATCTACCCTACAGCCTTCACCCTGGAACACATACCAAAAACACTTTCACCAACAGGCAATATTACCAGTGCTCCAAAGGATTTCTCAGTATAT GGTCTTGAAAGTGAGTATGAACAAGAGGGCGTACTTCTTGGGCAATATATTTATGATCAAGATGGAGAGCCATTACAGATGTTTCAAGTAACG GAGACAACTGAAAAACCATTCCAGATAGTGGAGCTAAGAATTTTTTCTAACTGGGGCCATACAGAGTACACTTGCCTCTATCGGTTTAGAGTGCACGGGAGACCTGCTGAATGA